One window from the genome of Marinobacter sp. LV10R510-11A encodes:
- a CDS encoding zinc ribbon-containing protein, with translation MTDTERTHLSGKALEAYDRMLEQVQSRLRAMQDTTLETLEGEVDNAIEAEQELKEMTKDEISLLGTYLQRDLEHLIHFVDETGEGLAEWLQLDLSLLEHRLSERLLSVADQTLVDTLALKQKLESHDAGQYIAGEVATAGMFQCLNCEHMLCLTSTSHLEPCEACGSQYYKRVTSRWPRKES, from the coding sequence ATGACGGACACCGAGCGGACCCATCTCTCAGGCAAGGCCCTTGAGGCCTATGATCGCATGCTCGAGCAGGTTCAGAGCCGCCTGCGCGCAATGCAGGACACCACACTGGAAACCTTAGAGGGGGAAGTTGATAACGCAATCGAAGCTGAGCAAGAACTGAAGGAAATGACCAAGGACGAGATCAGCCTCCTTGGTACTTACCTTCAAAGGGATCTGGAGCACCTCATCCATTTTGTGGATGAAACCGGTGAAGGCCTCGCAGAATGGTTGCAACTTGACCTGTCGTTACTGGAGCACCGGCTAAGCGAGCGTTTGCTGTCGGTCGCCGACCAGACGTTGGTGGACACATTGGCACTGAAGCAAAAGCTCGAAAGCCACGACGCCGGGCAGTACATCGCCGGTGAAGTTGCAACCGCTGGCATGTTCCAGTGCCTGAACTGCGAACACATGCTGTGCCTTACGTCTACCAGCCACTTGGAACCTTGTGAGGCCTGTGGCTCGCAATACTACAAGCGCGTGACCAGCCGCTGGCCACGAAAAGAAAGCTGA
- the lnt gene encoding apolipoprotein N-acyltransferase encodes MSSNHSTPSIAPAHSFFSNRWLGAATLVVAGALQTLTFSPFHFWWLGPVSMLLILLVTIPLAAKKLFSAGWLTGMGLFGSGASWVYISISEFGNTSIAISILLTVAFVAGLALVPALAFWLWSKLAKSSAVRRLILFPAIWVLGDWLRSWLLTGFPWLYLGTAHTDGPLAGLAPVAGVHGLTFLIAASGAAIFATGWFITRQRHASAGVVAVAALIPWLAAPALNRVDWTDISAEPISVAAMQGNIPQQIKWDPEFLKDQIVAYLGMTEPYWDTDLILWPETAIPIPQDQAGKIIEHIKENLGEESTLITGIPWYGFSERAGGFTYHNSIMAIGNGEGIYHKQKLVPFGEYVPLEGVLRGLIGFFDLPMSSFTRGPKNQAPLLANGIKVMPFICYEVAYPDFLARNAVNTDLLLTISNDGWFGDSVGPLQHLQIARMRALETGRYMIRGTNNGVTAIIDNKGQITARIPQFERAVLTGEVFKASGSTPYMTTASWPVLTLALILIVFVRERVIPKN; translated from the coding sequence TGACTTTCTCGCCGTTCCACTTTTGGTGGCTTGGCCCGGTTTCCATGCTGCTCATTCTGCTGGTTACTATTCCTTTGGCGGCGAAAAAACTCTTTTCTGCAGGCTGGCTGACAGGTATGGGCCTTTTTGGCTCAGGCGCTAGCTGGGTTTACATCAGCATCAGTGAATTCGGCAATACGTCCATCGCCATTTCGATATTGCTCACCGTTGCCTTTGTGGCTGGGCTGGCTCTAGTCCCTGCCCTCGCATTTTGGCTCTGGAGCAAACTGGCGAAAAGCAGCGCGGTGCGAAGGCTCATTCTTTTCCCCGCCATTTGGGTTCTCGGGGATTGGCTTCGTAGCTGGCTATTGACCGGCTTTCCTTGGCTTTATCTGGGTACCGCCCATACTGACGGTCCGTTGGCAGGGCTAGCGCCAGTGGCTGGCGTTCACGGCCTCACCTTCTTGATAGCTGCAAGCGGCGCTGCCATTTTTGCAACGGGCTGGTTTATCACCAGGCAGCGCCATGCTAGCGCTGGCGTTGTGGCGGTTGCAGCACTGATTCCCTGGCTTGCTGCTCCAGCACTGAACCGCGTTGATTGGACAGACATCAGTGCTGAGCCTATTTCGGTGGCGGCCATGCAGGGCAATATTCCACAGCAGATCAAGTGGGATCCGGAGTTTTTGAAAGATCAGATTGTGGCCTACTTAGGTATGACAGAACCTTACTGGGATACCGATCTAATTCTCTGGCCGGAGACGGCTATCCCCATTCCTCAGGATCAAGCGGGGAAGATCATTGAGCACATCAAGGAGAACCTTGGGGAAGAGAGCACTCTGATTACGGGCATTCCTTGGTACGGTTTCAGCGAGCGGGCTGGCGGCTTTACGTATCACAACAGCATTATGGCCATTGGCAATGGTGAGGGTATTTATCACAAGCAGAAGCTGGTGCCTTTTGGGGAATATGTTCCGCTTGAGGGTGTTCTGCGGGGGCTGATCGGCTTTTTTGATTTGCCTATGTCGAGCTTTACCCGGGGCCCGAAAAACCAGGCGCCTTTGCTTGCCAATGGTATCAAGGTGATGCCATTTATCTGTTATGAGGTGGCTTATCCAGACTTTCTTGCGCGCAATGCGGTGAATACGGACTTGTTGCTGACGATCAGTAACGATGGTTGGTTTGGGGATTCCGTGGGGCCGCTGCAGCACTTGCAGATTGCCCGCATGCGAGCGCTGGAGACTGGGCGTTATATGATTCGCGGCACCAACAATGGGGTGACGGCGATCATTGATAACAAGGGGCAGATTACCGCGCGTATTCCGCAGTTTGAGCGTGCAGTGCTGACTGGCGAAGTGTTCAAGGCCAGCGGCAGCACACCTTATATGACGACAGCGTCTTGGCCGGTTTTGACGTTGGCGTTGATTCTGATTGTATTTGTCCGCGAGCGGGTTATTCCTAAAAATTGA
- the leuS gene encoding leucine--tRNA ligase yields the protein MDEQYNPRDVEHNARTFWDENKTFEVREDPDKPKYYCLSMFPYPSGKLHMGHVRNYTIGDVISRYQRMLGKNVMQPMGWDGFGLPAENAAIANKTAPAKWTYSNIEYMRNQLKQLGFGYDWSRELATCKPDYYRWEQWFFARLYEKGLVYKKMATVNWDPVDQTVLANEQVVDGRGWRSGALVEQKKIPQWFIRITDYAEELLNDMDDLDGWPEQVKTMQRNWIGKSVGTELTFPLKDSDDGLTVYTTRPDTLMGVSYMAVAAEHPLAKAAAERHKDVAAFVDQCRTSKVSEAEMATMEKKGVDTGFMAIHPLTQEEIPVWVANFVLTDYGTGALMAVPGHDERDHEFALKYRLPIKQVIAANDGREIDVQEEAFPGKGVLVSSGKYSGFTSDEAFDAIADYLEENGIGKRTVNYRLRDWGVSRQRYWGAPIPMVTLEDGTQHPVPDDQLPVRLPENVEMDGVQSPLKADPDWAKTSFEGQPATRETDTFDTFMESSWYYARFCSPNYDKGMLDPAAANYWLPVDQYIGGIEHAILHLLYARFFHKLLRDVGLVDSPEPFKQLLTQGMVLADTYYREDGKGGKIWIAPADVTVERDDKGHVIGATLKEDGQPVVAGGVTKMSKSKNNGIDPQSIIDAHGADTVRLFMMFAAPPEQSLEWSDSAVDGAHRFLKRLWRLVSEQVAGGAAPALDVTALNDKQKDLRRKTHETITKVSDDVSRRLTFNTAIAAVMELLNDVSKLDDDEPQTRAARQEALEAAVLMLSPIVPHICHTLWQDLGHADPIVDATWPAADKAAMVRSQIQVVLQVNGKVRAKVDVRADISKADLEALALENENVVRFTEGVSVRKVIVVPGKLVNVVAN from the coding sequence ATGGACGAGCAGTACAATCCCCGTGACGTAGAACACAATGCGCGCACCTTCTGGGACGAAAACAAAACCTTTGAAGTTAGGGAAGATCCGGATAAGCCGAAATACTACTGCCTGTCCATGTTCCCCTACCCCAGCGGCAAGTTGCACATGGGGCATGTAAGGAACTATACCATCGGAGATGTTATCTCCCGTTATCAGCGCATGCTGGGCAAGAACGTGATGCAGCCCATGGGCTGGGATGGGTTTGGCCTGCCTGCCGAGAACGCTGCTATTGCCAACAAGACCGCGCCGGCGAAGTGGACCTACTCCAACATCGAATACATGAGAAACCAGCTCAAGCAGCTGGGTTTTGGCTACGACTGGAGCCGCGAGCTGGCCACCTGCAAGCCCGATTATTATCGCTGGGAGCAGTGGTTCTTTGCGCGCCTTTATGAGAAAGGCCTGGTGTACAAGAAGATGGCCACCGTTAATTGGGACCCGGTCGATCAGACTGTTCTGGCGAACGAGCAGGTTGTTGATGGCCGTGGCTGGCGCTCTGGTGCGCTGGTCGAACAGAAAAAGATTCCCCAGTGGTTCATTCGTATTACCGATTACGCCGAAGAACTGCTGAACGACATGGACGATCTGGATGGCTGGCCGGAACAGGTCAAAACCATGCAGCGCAACTGGATTGGTAAATCCGTAGGTACCGAGCTAACGTTCCCGCTGAAAGACAGCGACGATGGCCTCACGGTTTATACCACCCGCCCCGACACCCTGATGGGCGTGAGCTATATGGCTGTGGCGGCGGAACATCCGCTGGCTAAGGCGGCCGCCGAGCGCCATAAAGATGTTGCAGCTTTTGTCGATCAGTGCCGTACCAGCAAGGTATCTGAAGCTGAGATGGCCACCATGGAAAAGAAAGGCGTGGATACGGGATTCATGGCCATCCACCCGCTCACCCAGGAAGAAATTCCAGTTTGGGTCGCCAACTTTGTGCTCACAGACTACGGAACCGGTGCCTTGATGGCTGTTCCGGGCCACGATGAGCGCGACCACGAATTTGCTCTCAAGTACCGTTTGCCAATCAAACAGGTTATTGCCGCCAACGATGGCCGCGAAATCGACGTGCAGGAAGAAGCTTTTCCGGGAAAAGGTGTTCTGGTTTCCTCCGGTAAGTACAGCGGCTTTACCAGCGATGAAGCCTTTGACGCCATTGCCGATTACCTGGAAGAGAACGGCATCGGCAAACGCACGGTCAACTATCGCCTTCGTGACTGGGGCGTTTCGCGCCAGCGTTACTGGGGTGCGCCTATCCCCATGGTGACCCTGGAAGACGGCACCCAGCACCCGGTGCCAGACGATCAGCTACCGGTTCGCTTGCCAGAAAACGTTGAGATGGACGGTGTTCAATCTCCGCTTAAAGCCGATCCCGATTGGGCAAAAACCTCTTTCGAGGGGCAGCCGGCAACGCGGGAGACCGATACCTTCGACACCTTCATGGAGTCGTCCTGGTATTACGCACGGTTTTGCAGCCCAAATTACGACAAGGGCATGCTAGACCCTGCGGCAGCTAACTACTGGCTGCCGGTAGACCAGTATATCGGCGGCATTGAACACGCAATTCTGCACCTGTTGTACGCCCGCTTCTTCCACAAGCTTTTGCGTGATGTAGGCTTGGTAGACAGCCCAGAGCCGTTCAAGCAGCTTCTGACCCAGGGCATGGTGCTGGCAGACACTTACTACCGCGAAGATGGCAAAGGCGGGAAGATTTGGATTGCCCCGGCGGATGTTACCGTCGAGCGTGACGACAAAGGCCACGTTATTGGCGCGACTCTTAAGGAGGATGGTCAGCCGGTTGTTGCCGGTGGCGTAACCAAGATGTCGAAGTCGAAGAACAACGGCATTGATCCTCAGTCCATCATTGACGCCCATGGTGCGGATACTGTGCGCCTGTTCATGATGTTTGCCGCCCCACCCGAGCAGTCTCTGGAGTGGTCAGACAGCGCTGTGGATGGCGCCCACCGCTTCCTCAAGCGTTTGTGGCGCTTGGTGAGCGAACAGGTAGCAGGCGGAGCCGCACCGGCTCTGGATGTGACTGCACTGAACGACAAGCAGAAAGACCTTCGACGTAAAACGCACGAAACCATTACCAAGGTGAGCGACGATGTCAGTCGCCGCCTCACGTTCAACACGGCTATCGCTGCCGTGATGGAACTGTTGAACGATGTCAGCAAGCTGGACGATGACGAGCCGCAAACCCGCGCAGCCCGCCAGGAAGCTCTGGAAGCGGCCGTATTGATGTTGTCACCGATTGTGCCTCATATCTGCCACACACTTTGGCAGGATCTGGGTCACGCAGACCCAATTGTAGACGCAACCTGGCCCGCAGCCGATAAGGCCGCCATGGTGCGCAGCCAGATTCAGGTAGTTCTGCAAGTGAATGGCAAGGTGCGCGCTAAGGTGGACGTTCGGGCAGACATCAGCAAAGCTGACCTGGAAGCGCTTGCCCTAGAAAACGAAAACGTTGTGCGCTTCACGGAAGGCGTGTCAGTTCGCAAGGTTATCGTCGTGCCCGGCAAGCTGGTTAACGTGGTAGCCAACTGA